CGTCGCAGGTGGATCAGTACGGGGTGCAACTGGGCGACCCTGACGCGCCGGTTGTGGTGCGGGAATTTGCTGATTATCAGTGCCCGGCGTGTGCCAATTTTTCTCGGTTGCATGCCGATTTGAAAGCCGAGTATATCGATAGCGGTCAGGTGCGACTGGTTTTTTTTGATATGCCGCTTTCCCAGCATCGCAACTCTCTGGTTGCTGCCCAGGCAGCGCGTTGCGCAGGGGCGCAAAACAGGTATTGGGAGATGCATGACCAGTTGTTTGCCAGGCAGTCTGGTTGGAGTCTGGAATCTGATCCTGTCGAGACCTTTACTGGCTACGCGGAAGATCTGGATCTGAATGCGGCACGTTTTTCCAGCTGTTTGCGTCGGGAACAGCGCCTGGACGAGGTGGAGGCGTCAATGCGGGTAGCCAGACAATTGCAGGTAGCCAGTACGCCTACCGTGTTTGTCGATAACATTCACTTGCCGCGTCCTGCGTGGGAGGTGTTGTCCGGGGTTATTGATCGGGAGCTGGCTGCAGCCGAGTCGGACTGATTGTTGCTCGGGCGGCGATTCGGAGGCGTACTTCAGCCGGAATGAGCGAGCGGAAGGCTCGCTCATTTCAGGTCAGATTAACTGTGATCCAGCTCGGTCTGCTTGTCGAGAAACTCTTCCTGCAACAAGGCATCTCGCTCAGCACTTGCAACCTCATTCTGGTTTGACGACACGCCATTATGCTTGCTGTTCAATTTGCCCATCAGGTGCTCCAGGGCGTTATAGGCTTTTTCCGCAGCACCGTTGACGGCCTGTTCTAGGCTGGAAGCCTTGTGCGTGACTGACAGTGCCTGATGCCCCTTTGGGCGCAGTTCGATCTGGCAGCGCTTGTCATCGGCACCGGATTTGTGGGCGTTTTCGTCGCTCAAATGGACTTCAACGCGGGTCAGGAACTCGTCGAAGCGTTTCAATTCGCCTTGCAGGGTGGCGCTGACCCATTCTTGCTGTCTTACGCTACCATTGGTGTGCTTGCTATTGACCTGAATTTGCATAGGGCGTCCTTTTGTTGAGTACCTACAGCTATGAGCCCCCGGTTGGGGTTAAGTTCACGCCTCCAGTATAGGCAAATTGTGTCATGTGAGTATTGATCTGATGCAGTCCGGATTCAGAAATTTGCCGGAACGAGGTGTGCGCCAGGACTGAAAAACGCTTGCCAGTCGCCTCTTGCCTGCCATTGCCCCCAGGCCCAGATCAGCAGGCAGCCAAACCACAAGCTTAAACAGCATACTCGGCGCCACTGCGGTGCCTTGCTCTGACCGCGTAGCATCGCTAGTGTTTCGGCACGCAAGGACCAGGCATTGGCTGCCATTAGTGCCAGTAACGGTATCAGGACGAAGTGAAATCGTGCGCCGCCAAAAATGACGCTGTGAATTGCAGTGAAATAGGTGATGGGCATCAACAGTAGCAGCCAGCGTGTATGACTGAAGCCTTGCTCACGGCAGTTGTCTGCTATAGCCATCAGCACCAGGATGGGAAAAGGCAGCAGCACCAGAAAGATGCCGAGTAATCGCCAGATCAGATGGATTTCACCAAAAAAGTTGTTGCGGTAGGCGTATAGATACAGTCGCTGCTCCAGCCCCCAGAAGCTGGCAAACTTCTTGCCGCTCAGCGCTACTGCTTGCCCCGGGTTTTCCTGAATGAACTGCAGAGCCCAGCGCTTGCCCAGTTCATTGAGCCAGATGTCGGGCACTGGTTGGGCGGCGCGAATGGCTGGCGGGATCTGATTTGCTGGGCGCTCTCGTTGTTGATAAGCCATGCGGTCGGCCCACAGGTAGTGCATAAATTGTTCATGGCTGGTTTCAGGCATCAATCGCGCTGACTGCTGACGTTCAAAAGTATCCAGCAAGGCTGTGGGGTTGTAGAACTGCCCGGTTGCTTTGGCGCTGAATCCAATGTGCAGATTGATACCGAGCCGGCTGTCGATGAACATCAGGCGATCCGTTTTGTGCTGATTATGCAGGGCCCATGGCAGTAGCAGCAGAAAAAAGTGATGCTGAGGCAGATAAAGCCAGGCCACCAGCCGGTGATTCGTCGACCGCGCCAGATGCCATAAAGTGCCAGCACTGCCCAGAAAGCGGCAAATGCCGAGGTGGTCAATGTCGCCAAGGCGAGGATCGCCCCGGCGAGTGCAGCTCGACCTGGGCTGGGGCGGTGAAGAAAAGCACGCAATGCAATCAGACTGAGTAGCAGTAATACACCAAACAGGTGTTCGCTCATCAGGGTGTTGGCATAGACGATCAAGGGCAGATAGAGGGCGACAACCAGGCCCGCCAGGCGTCCGCTGCGATCATCCAGTGTCAGTCGCCCGAGAATTACCGTCAGCGGGGCCCACAAGGCAGACAGTATCGCCCCTGAATGCCTTGCCTGGGTATGATCGGCACCGTTCAGCCAGTACACCAGACTGAGTAGCGCCGGGTATCCTGGCGGACGATAGGTTGTTGGCAAGTCAAAAAAACCGGTAAACCCGAATCCTTCGCTGAGATTCCAGGCAATGCGGTCATACTCAATTTCATCCAGACTCAAGGGCAAGTGCCCAAGGTTCATGGTTATCGCGAGGCGCAATGCCAGGGCAAGCAGAAAAATAGCGCTCAGAAAAGCGACTTGCGGGCTGTGATAGAAATAATGACTGATCAGCCTGAAACGCGAGGCTAGTCGATGGTTATTTGCGTTGGGCACACTGGCTCACATTGTGCTCTGACCGCTAGAGACGCAGCTGCATGGCTGATCTGCGGAAGTGAATTGCTGGAAGGCGACCATTGCCGGGATGCCTGCCTGACCATGCTTATTGAACGCGCTTTGACGGTTGCTGGTGATCACCTAAATGGGTGTGCAGTGGAGTGTGTTGCCAGTCAGCTGGGGGGCGAGTGATCGTGACGCCTCAGGTCCTGGAAGCTGCCACCAGCGCGGCAACCACTGCTGGATCGCCGGCTGACTGAAGCGCTCATCCAGCAGCCAGAGCACGCCTTTATCATCTGGCGTGCGGATGACCCGGCCAGCGGCCTGCACGACTTTTTGCAGCCCCGGATACAGGTAGGTATAGGCAAAGCCGTCGCCAAACATACGCTCGGTACGTTGCTTGAGCTCCTCATTGACCGGATTGATCTGGGGCAGGCCAAGGGTCGCGACGAAGACACCGATCAAGCGCTCCCCCGGCAGGTCGATTCCCTCGCCGAAAGCACCGCCGAGAACGGCAAAACCCACGCCGCGATTATCCGGTTGAAAGTGCTGCAAGAACCCCTGACGCTGACCTTCACTCATGCCGGGTGACTGCTGCCATACCGGCAGGCCCGGACATTCATTGCGCACGGCAGCAAGAACCTGCTGCAGATACTGGTAGCTGCTGAAAAAAGCCAGATAGTTTCCCGGTTGCTCCGCATACTGTCGGGCAATCAATCGGGCAATGGGTTGCAGGCTGGCGGGACGATCGGCATAGCGGGTTGACAGCTTGTGCGGGATGCGCACGCAGAGCTGCTCGGGTTTGAAAGGCGAATCCACATCCAGCCATTGGTACTCTTCCGGCAGGCCGAGCAAGTCGGCGTAGTAATTCGCCGGGCTCAAGGTGGCGGAAAATAGTGTGCTGCTGTGCGCGGTGGCAAAGCGTTCGGCGAGAAAGGGCGCGGGAACCACATTGCGCAGGCACAGGGTTGATTGTGGTTCGCCTGAAAGCCCGCTGTCACGGCTGATATCAAACAACGAATGGTCGCCGTAGGCTTCGGCCAGACGGCAGAAAAGCAATGCATCCCGATAGAAGCTGAGCAGACTGGGGTCATTGCCTTCAGGTTGTTCGCTCAGGTGATCGGTCAGGGCGCTGACCGCTTTTTGCAGGCTGACGACGAACAGGTCAGCGACCTGCGGGTATATCTGGTAATCGACCTGCTGATCCTGATGCAATTGCCGCCAGTGTGCGGCAACACGCTCCAGCGGTCGCTTCAGCTTCTTCGGGCCATGGCGTTGCAGGCGTTCCAGCAATGCCGAGTCCAGCGCTGCCGTGTACATGCTGCGGGCCCGGTTGATCAGGTTATGCGCTTCATCCACCAGCAGGCAGACGCGCCACTCGTTGCGGCGAGTGAGTGCATGCAGCAGGGCGGTTATATCGAAATAGTAGTTGTAGTCGGCTATTACCAGGTCGGCCCAGCGGCACAGTTCCTGGCTCAGGTAATAGGGGCAAACCTGATGTACCTGTGCAATGCGCCGCACGCTGGCCTGATCCAGCCAGGCGGCAGACAGCGCGGCTTCGCGTGCGGCGGGCAAGCGGTCATAGAACCCCTTGGCCAGTGGGCAGGATTCGCCATGGCAGGCTTTGTCCGGATACAGACAGGCTTTGTCACGGGCAATGTGCTCCAGTACCCGCAGTGTTGGCGGTGCCGGATGCTGTTGCAGTACCTCCAGGGCGTCCAGTGCCAGTTGGCGCCCCGGTGTTTTCGCGGTGAGAAAGAATATGCGATCAAGATGTTGATCCGGTAGTGCCTTGAGTTGCGGAAATAACGTGCCCAGGGTCTTGCCAATGCCGGTAGTGGCCTGCGCCAGCAGGGTGTCGCCATCGCGCGCGCAGCGAAATACCTGTGCTGCCAGTTGGCGCTGGCCATGGCGAAACGCCGGGTAGGGAAAGTCCAGGCTACGCAGGCTCTGATCGCGCGCTTTGCGATGGGCCTGTTCGGTGGTTGCCATATGGATAAAGCGCTGACATTGCTGAAGGAAAAAGGCTTCCAGCTCGTCGGCACCGAAACATTGCCGAAACTCACTTTCCTGCTGGGTGACTACATTGAAGTAAATGACGGCCAGATCCAGGCTGTCGAAGCCGCGGCTCTGACACAGCAGCCAGCCATATACCTTGACTTGAGCCCAGTGCAGTAACCGGTGATTCTGTGGAATCCGGCTGACATCACCGCGGTGGGTCTTGATTTCTTCCAGTTGGTGACGCAAGGGGTCGAAACCGTCCGCTCGACCACTGACCAGCAATCCGGGGTACTCGCCGCTCAAGATGATTTCCGACTCATAGTGCTGGTCCCGCCGTGCGATGACGCTGCGGTGGCCGGCCATACCTTCCTGGGCTGAGGGTGCCGGGGTAAAGCGCAGGTCCAGATCACCTTCCTTGGCCGTAAATTCGCAAAGCTCACGCACGCCGATGCGATAGTTCATGCAGACTCCCAGCAAACATGGCACACCTCTACGGGAATCTTGTGCTCGGCAGCAAACGTCAGCCAGCGCCGCTGGTTATCCTGCAAGCGGTCTCCCGGTCCCTTGACCTCAATCAGTCGATAACGGGCCTTGTCGGGAAAGAGCTGAATGAGATCAGGGAAGCCGCTGCGATTGTTGCGCAGATCAGCCAGCATACGCTGGAAGATCGCCTGCAGGTGCCCGGCAGGGAGGCAGTGCAGAGCGCTTTCCAGCAAGTCCGCCCTGAGGATGCGCCAGTCGAGAAAAGGGGATTGCAAGCCCTGCAACTGTTGCCGGTTCTGCCGGATGCATGTCAGGTAGCTGCCATCATTCAGACGCGCCATGCATTGCTCAAACAGGTGCTGGCGTCGAGTGACGAAGTCAGGCTGGTACAGGTCCGCAGGGGCACTTTGAAAAGGATGGAAGAAAGCCCCTGGCATTGGTGCATACAGGGCTTCCCAACAGAGCAGTCCGAACAGGCCGTTGAACAGGCTGTTTTCGACAAAGTGCACGGGGCTGAGGGGGCTGTGCAGGTGCGTGCTGACGGCCAGTTCTACGCAGGTGTCGACAACCGGCAGCGTCAGGCTGGATGTCCTGGTTTCTGCGGTGATCTCTGGTTGTGGCCGAGCGAGCCCCAGCTTTCCGGCGAGACGAACCTGCGCTCTCGCTATCAACTGCTGTTCGGCGTCGTCGGTTGCTGTGCTCCCGGGCTGCTGGCACAGCGCCCAGGCCGCCGACCAGTCGGCCTGTTGCTCGAGCATGCGAATGCGACGAAGACGGCTGCCGGGATAATTGCAAGTGGTATAGATGTCCCAGGCCTCTTGCCGAGCCCCTTCGCGCTCGAGTTGGCGGGCCAGACGAAAGCGCAAGCGCGCGTGGCGCTGGGCCAGCCAGGTGCTGTCGCTATGCAGTGGCTGCAATTGCGCCAGTACGTCGAGCGCTGATATGCCCGCTTCAAGAGCATCACTGGAATGGTGAATGGCCAGGTAGTCATCAATCGCAGCGCGGGAATGAAATCCTCGTGAATGCCGGTCAATGGGAATGTTCGGGTAGCGGAAAATACCTTGATCAACCAGCACGAATTCGGCCCAGGTCTGGCTCAGATTGCCAAAAAACAGAAGCCGCAAGCGGTCGCATAGCGCGCCGAGGGCGAGGCTGTATACCTCGGTTTCCAGCCCGAGTGCTGCCCAGCCGCAGCCGTCAGGGAACTGTCGTTGCAGCCAGGGTTGAAGTTCGGCTTTGCGCGCATGAGGGGGGTGTCCGGCGGAATGGGCCAGGTTGATCAGTTCGTTGCGTGACAGCAGGCTGAACAGGGTGTTGCTGTCCAGCTGGGCATCGTTTTGCAGCCAGTTCATGGCGATCAGCGGGGCAGCGGCCCCTTTGATGTCGCCGATCTCTGTGTAGGCCAGCTTGTCGGCACGGAAATGTGGCCCTTTGCGCATGATCAGGCGCACCAGCAGCGCCTGGCTTGGCTCTTCCAGGCGTGCAAATGTCGTGATGAAATGCTGTTCTTCATGGCTCAGCAGGTCGGCATAGCGGTCCGCAACCCAATCCAGAAGTTGGTGGAAGTTATGCAGGTAATACAGTGGGTTGGCAACGCTGCTGGGTTTCATGTGCATATACTAGATATTTATCCAGTAAAATGAAAGTCACACGCTGTCAGAACGATACTGCTTGCTCTTTCCGGTTTGTTCAGCTTGTCGCAGGGTGACTTCTGCGTTACAAGCGACTAGAATATCCGCCTTTCGGATTGGCCGCAGGGTTATTGGCCCGCGACTGATCTCCCCATACACTACTTGATTTGTTCAACGAGGACTCTCCATGCAAGTTTCGGTTGAAACCACCTCCGGCCTTGAGCGCCGCATGACCGTAGGCATTCCTGCCGAGCGCATCGATAACGAAGTCAACAAGCGCTTGCAGCAGACTGCTCGCCGTGCCCGGGTAGATGGTTTCCGTCCTGGCAAGGTACCGATGAGCGTGATCCGCAAGCGTTTTGGCGATGCGGCACGTCAGGAAGTCATTGGTGAGGTCATTCAGTCCAGCTTTTTTGAAGCGGTTACCCAGGAAAAGCTGAACCCGGCCGGCGCTCCCAGCGTTGAACCCAAGCAGCTCGACAGCGGCAAGGATTTCGAATACGTAGCCACCTTCGAGGTGTATCCGGAAGTCAGTCTGGCTGATTTCTCCGCGATCAAGGTAGAGCGCATCGAATCCGAAGTGACGGATGCGGATCTGGACAACATGCTGGACATTCTGCGCAAGCAGAATACCAGTTACAGTGCCGTTGAGCGTGAAGCAGCCGCTGATGATCAACTGACCCTGGATTTTGTTGGCCGGGTTGATGGTGAAGAGTTTCAGGGTGGCACGGCGACTGATACCCAGTTGGTTATCGGTTCTGGCCGCATGATTCCTGGCTTCGAAGATGGCCTGGTAGGCGCCAAAGCAGGCGAAACCCGCACCATCAATGTGACCTTCCCGGAGGATTACCAGAACCAGGATCTGGCCGGCAAGGCCGCTGAGTTCGATGTTACGGTCAAAGAAGTAGCCGGACCGGTACTGCCAGAGCTGAATGATGAATTCTTTGCCCAGTTCGGGGTTGAAGAGGGTGGTCTGGACGCTTTCCGCAGCGAAGTGCGCAAGAATATGGACCGCGAGCTGCGTCAGGCGATCAAGACCAAGATCAAGGGACAGGTCATGGACGGCTTGCTGGAAACCAACCAGGTCGATGTGCCGCAAGCCTTGTTGAGCAATGAAATTGATCGCCTGCGCGTACAAGCGGTGCAACAATTTGGTGGCGCCAACATTCAGCCCGAGCAACTGCCGGCCGAGCTGTTTGAAGAACAGGCCAAGCGCCGCGTTGCCCTGGGACTGGTCGTGGCCGAGATCGTCAAGCAGCACGAGCTCAAGCCCGATGAAGACCGGGTTCGCGGCATGATCGAAGAGATGGCTTCGGCCTATCAGGAACCCCAGCAAGTGATCAACTGGTACTACCAGAATGAGCAGCAGTTGGGTGAAGTGCAGTCGGTTGTGCTGGAAGAGCAAGTGGTGGATACTGTTTTGCAACAGGCTCAGGTAACCGATAGACAGGTTCCCTACGAAGAAGCTGTGAAGCCGGCACAACCTGCCGCTGCAGCCGAGACCGATGAATCAGAGACTGTTGCCGAGTAATTCAGGCACCAGTTACTGCATCTGTGAGCCAGCCCTCGGGCTGGCTCTTGCGTTTAAGCCAGGCCACATTCGGAGTGCACTCGTTCAATGACTCACAATACTTTTTCACCTTTTGCTCCAGACGTACAGGCCGCTGGCGGCTTGGTCCCGATGGTGATCGAGCAGTCTGCCCGCGGTGAGCGGTCGTATGATATCTATTCCCGTCTGCTCAAGGAGCGGGTCATCTTTCTGGTCGGTCAGGTCGAGGATTACATGGCCAACCTGGTGGTTGCCCAGTTGCTGTTCCTCGAATCAGAAAATCCTGACAAGGATATTCATCTGTATATCAACTCACCGGGTAGTTCAGTCACTGCCGGTATGGCGATTTACGACACCATGCAGTTCATCAAGCCGAATGTCAGTACTCTGTGCATCGGCCAGGCTTGCAGCATGGGTGCTCTGTTGCTGGCTGGCGGTGCTGAAGGCAAGCGCTTCTGCCTGCCGCATGCGCGCATGATGATTCATCAGCCGCTGGGTGGCTTTCAGGGGCAGGCCTCGGATATCGAGATTCATGCCCGGGAAATCCTGTTCATTCGTGAGCGACTGAATCAGGTATTGGCTGACCATACTGGCCAGCCGTTGGACGTGATTGCCCGCGATACGGATCGGGACCGGTTCATGAGCGGTAGTGAAGCCGTTGAGTACGGCTTGATTGACCAGGTAATGGAACGTCGCCACATAGCCGATTAACCCGGCGTTGAGGTACCAGGGCGGCTGCATCCGCAGTCGTCAGATGTTATCTTGTTATATATGAAGACAGGGCTGTGCTTGCAAAGTGCAGTTTCAGGCCTCATGTTAAGTCTATGAGCGACCGAAAGCAGGGGTTTTAGATGACCGATATAACTGGGAAGGGTGACGACAACGGCAAGCTGCTGTATTGCTCCTTTTGCGGCAAAAGCCAACATGAAGTGCGCAAGCTGATTGCCGGCCCTTCCGTCTTTATCTGCGATGAATGCGTTGACTTGTGCAATGACATCATTCGCGAAGAAGTGCAGGAAAGCCAGGCCGAAAGTGCCGGGCAGAAGCTGCCTTCGCCGAAAGAGATTTGCGGTATTCTCGATCAATACGTGATTGGTCAGGAGCGCGCGAAAAAGGTTCTCTCGGTAGCGGTATATAACCACTACAAGCGCCTCAATCAGCGCAGTGGCAAGGATGAAGTCGAACTGGGCAAGAGCAATATTCTTTTGATTGGGCCGACCGGTTCCGGCAAAACCCTGCTGGCGGAAACCTTGGCGCGCTTGCTGAATGTGCCTTTTACCATTGCTGACGCTACCACGCTGACCGAAGCGGGCTATGTCGGCGAAGATGTCGAGAATATCATTCAGAAGCTGCTGCAGAAGTGTGATTACGATGTAGACAAGGCGCAGATGGGTATCGTCTACATCGATGAAATCGACAAGATTTCGCGTAAATCGGACAACCCGTCGATCACCCGTGACGTATCGGGCGAGGGCGTGCAGCAGGCGCTGTTGAAACTGATTGAAGGCACCGTGGCCTCGGTTCCGCCGCAGGGTGGTCGCAAACACCCGCAACAGGAATTTCTGCAGGTCGATACACGCAATATCCTGTTTATCTGTGGCGGCGCTTTTGCGGGTCTGGAAAAGGTTATTCGGGATCGATCCGAGAAAAGCGGTATTGGTTTCAATGCCACCGTCCGCAGTCAGGACAATGGCAAAAAGGTGGGCGAGGCTTTGAAGGAAGTCGAGCCGGAAGACCTGGTCCGTTTTGGCCTTATTCCCGAGTTTGTCGGTCGCTTGCCGGTGATTGCAACACTGAATGAGCTGGACGAAGAGGCTCTGGTGGAAATTCTTACCGCGCCGAAAAATGCGCTCACCAAGCAGTATGCCCGTCTCTTCGATATGGAAGGTGTCGAGCTGGAGTTCCGCGAGGATGCGTTGAAAGCCATTGCACGTCGTGCACTGGAACGCAAGACAGGTGCCCGTGGGCTGCGCTCGATTCTTGAAGGTGTGCTGCTGGAAACCATGTACGACATCCCGTCAGCGGAGAATGTCAGCAAGGTTGTGATTGACGAGAATGTCATCACTGGCGCTGCCAATCCCTTGCTGATGTATGCAGCAAATGACGAGCCGCAACAGAAGGCCATGCCTGACGATTGATCGACAGGCTGTTTATAACCAACGGCAGATCACTGATCTGTCGTTGGTTGATTCACAACGTTCAATAGCATTTGCTTTGTTTTTCCGCATGTATCCCCGCTTGTAATTTGCCTGCTTTGCCCCCATCTTGAAATCATGCAGCATGTCTATCTACCTGCGGCAGCCAAGTACTGCCCGTTAAAGAGCGAGTCACAGCCATGAGCCTAGTCAGCGAACTCCCCCTTTTGCCACTGCGTGATGTAGTGGTCTACCCGCATATGGTGATCCCGCTGTTTGTCGGACGTGACCGTTCGATTGCCGCCCTGGAAGCCGCCATGGCCGATGGCAAACAGATCTTGCTGGTTGCCCAGCGCGACCCGGCAGATGACGACCCGAGTGCCGAAGGGCTTTACCGGGTTGCTACGGTCGCCACTATTCTGCAGCTTCTCAAGCTGCCTGACGGTACTGTCAAGGTACTGGTTGAGGGTGAGCAGAGAGCCAATATCACGGCCATCGAAGATGTCAGCGGTTACTTGCAGGCCAGGCTGGAGGCACTGCCCGCTCCCGAACTGGAAGAACGTGAATCTGAAGTGCTGGTACGCAGCCTGATGAGCCAGTTTGAGCAGTTTGTCCAGGTTGGCAAGAAAATCCCTTCCGAGGTGATCAGCACCCTGGCAGATATTGATAATGCTGATCGTCTGGTCGACAGCATGGCGGCGCATCTGAACCTGAAGCTGGAGCAGAAGCAGGATATTCTCGAGATCATTCCGGTACGTGAGCGGGTAGAGCACGTACTCGGTGTGCTGGACGGCGAAATCGAGCTGCTGGAAGTGGAAAAGCGCATCCGCGGCCGGGTGAAGAAGCAGATGGAGCGCAGCCAGCGCGAGTACTATCTGAATGAACAGATGAAGGCGATCCAGAAGGAAATGGGTGGCTCGGATGATGATCAGAGTGAACTCGAGACCCTGCAGAAGAAAATCGATTCGGTCGGCATGAGTGAGGAGGCCCACAAGAAAGCCAGTACCGAGCTCGGCAAACTGAAGATGATGTCACCCATGTCAGCTGAAGCCACGGTGGTGCGCTCCTACATCGATTGGTTGACCCAGGTACCCTGGAAGCAGGCAAGCAAGGTCAAACACGATCTGGCGCGCGCCGAGTCCGTGCTGGAGGCCGACCACTATGGCCTGGACGAGGTCAAGGAGCGCATTCTTGAGTATCTCGCCGTACAGAAGCGCGTGCGCAAGTTGAAAGGGCCGGTATTGTGTCTGGTCGGTCCGCCGGGTGTCGGCAAGACGTCGCTGGGTGAGTCATTGGCCCGCGCGACCAATCGCAAGTTTGTACGCATGGCCTTGGGTGGTGTGCGCGATGAGGCCGAGATTCGTGGTCATCGGCGTACCTATATCGGCTCCATGCCCGGCAAGTTGATTCAGAAGCTGACCAAGGTGGG
This sequence is a window from Halopseudomonas salegens. Protein-coding genes within it:
- the lon gene encoding endopeptidase La, coding for MSLVSELPLLPLRDVVVYPHMVIPLFVGRDRSIAALEAAMADGKQILLVAQRDPADDDPSAEGLYRVATVATILQLLKLPDGTVKVLVEGEQRANITAIEDVSGYLQARLEALPAPELEERESEVLVRSLMSQFEQFVQVGKKIPSEVISTLADIDNADRLVDSMAAHLNLKLEQKQDILEIIPVRERVEHVLGVLDGEIELLEVEKRIRGRVKKQMERSQREYYLNEQMKAIQKEMGGSDDDQSELETLQKKIDSVGMSEEAHKKASTELGKLKMMSPMSAEATVVRSYIDWLTQVPWKQASKVKHDLARAESVLEADHYGLDEVKERILEYLAVQKRVRKLKGPVLCLVGPPGVGKTSLGESLARATNRKFVRMALGGVRDEAEIRGHRRTYIGSMPGKLIQKLTKVGVRNPLFLLDEIDKMGADMRGDPSSALLEVLDPEQNNSFNDHYLEVDYDLSDVMFICTSNSMNIPAPLLDRMEVIRIPGYTEDEKVNIARRYLVPKQVKNNGLKASEIKVPDQTLLEIIHYYTREAGVRGLERQIAKLCRKVVREQVTSKSRQPVVVESELLEEHLGVRKFKYGLAEESDQVGQVTGLAWTQVGGELLSLEAVVVPGKGRQIKTGSLGDVMQESISAALTVVRSRAASLGIAADFHEKKDIHIHVPEGATPKDGPSAGIGMCTALVSSLTGIPVRADVAMTGEIALRGQVLPIGGLKEKLLAAHRGGIRTVLIPHDNIRDLKEIPDNIKEDIEVIPVKWIDEVLQVALQYMPEPLQEGVEEMVAKDDNRDADAKERISTH